The Belonocnema kinseyi isolate 2016_QV_RU_SX_M_011 chromosome 2, B_treatae_v1, whole genome shotgun sequence nucleotide sequence attcaattatttttttaaaaacccatcttttataatagaaaagacctttttttaaaaatgaatttaataaatttgagaattttaaatttgtgtatgaaatactgttttattccgtttataaaatattctatgttaaaagtattacaagattaaaatgatgATATTTAAAtactaatgatttaaaataaaatatgattcaaggaaaaatcagagaattaaaaaaatgttttcggttTCGTATTTTTCTATAagatcgtacctattctttctagttcgcaTTTTTGTCACTATGTGGCGTATCgtagtttaaccattcccaataattttcttctttcttgcaTAAAATCTTAAGGATTTACATATTAAACttacacaaatataattaatttttaatccaattaaattctttttatgttatagggcatacaaaaatgaaaaaaacagtatTGCAAAGAAATGTCATAAAATTATACTTATCATTTTGCATTACatgaaggtttttaaaatttttaaacgattttattgtgTAAATTCTATACATAATTCATAGAAGtgctttttttacttttgttatcaattgatgaaattttgaataaaattttttagaccaaagtagctatagaatttttatttcaaattctagaGTCTTTTTAGGCTTTTTGAACGGTAATGAAAAAATCTAAACCCTGCCGCAGACGGTtccatttcagaaaattgaaatctgattttaaagatttgcaaagatagagaaaatatttgaaaaataatttctactttactaaattcaatataattaatcaatttcttCCAAACACAACAGATTTAatgttagtatttttaaattccagtAATTTGTACATATATTGCTTTACAaaccttctttttaaaattttaaactcatcAACTTGCATTATTTCCAAATAGAAAAGTTTATCCTTCACATGCGTTTTGAACTTGAGTTGTCTGAATTAAAACATCCTGTTAATTTAAAGATTCTTTCAATTTGGAATAATTTCTAGGTTTCAGTTTTTTTCGCTTGCAAATTTAATATCttgaaaagaaattcattttctgtaCCGTttgatttcattttcattattattcaaaatataatcttttctatttgaattatttttaattattggggaagatttttaacttgtactattttaaaaacaggaaaccatttatatttaaataatattaatcaattCAGAGCtacacttgaaaaattttttcgaatgcgAGTAAAAAAAAGTGATGTAAAATAGATAGCCAATCACGGGAAAATCGTCtgagaattttcaatgaaaaattaatgcaaaatatatatttttttgtaaaatcaataatcattttttaaaaaatatcaattggaaaaggttgaacaatttttttttaaaagtccaaTATGCCTTTCAATCCAAAGCTAAGTAAATAAAgaatagattaaataaaaatatttgtattaatttttctatatatagcctttaaaactattttttggcaTATATTTCTGTACTTGATATGATTGATATATTATCTTGGCCTATCagctaataaaaaagaaaatatttttaaagggaaaGTTCAAAAATAGTggtattagtgaaatttttttcaaaatcacttaaaaattgaaaaagtgcattttttttacaaagtgcaaatgtttaaatttcctgACCTATCCTTGTCAGTCTCATTTTTCATGACTGTTCGAAATTTTGTCATACAATAAGGGTAAACCACAAATTAACTAAGAGATGCGTAAAATAGGTgcatctttcattatttttttagtgaaaataattaattttcaagcaagaaaagttattttcaacagaattgtcaaattttttaagattgatgaATCTTcgatctaaaaaatgaattctgaacaaattctactaaaaaatattataattttccataaaaaacaattgaacttggccaaagaataaataattaacaacGAATAAGTTGACTACTCCATCAAAACTGACgagtaattttcaaaccaaaaagacaaatttcctgcaaaaacaaacgaattttaaataagttgttcaattttcaacaaagaaatgaattggttaacaaaaaatgaattttctactaatgtgataatttttttaccagaaagagtaacattttaaacagaaaagatgaatttgcatcaAAGAggattaagaattcaattttcaataaaaaaaaaatttaacaaaagaaatagattttgaaccaaaaagatccattttgaaccaaaaaagatttagtttttaccaaaaaaattaatttttaacaaaatacatgaatttttaaccaactattaaaatttgtaaaggaatttttaacctcattgttaaattttcaacctaagaaatgcattttaaaccagaaagataaattagTCACCgagaagattattattttacgACAAAAGatagattcttttaaaaaatacaagaatttccaaccaaatagtttatttaccAAACAATGGATAGTTAATTTCTccactaataaattaattttcaaacaaatagttaaattttcaagctacaaagatgtattttaaaccaataggttgaactttcttgaaaaaatatgcattttttagagaacagtagaatttttaacaaaaaaagttaattttcaactaagaaagatgattttaacagaatagttaaattttcaagaatataaaaatgaattttaacaaaatagttaaatttttcaccaaacagctaaaattttaatcaaggaTATTCAGTTTataccaaaaaactaattttgaacaaaatacattaatttttaaacaaacgattgcattttcggcaaaaaatatcaatttcaaacaaaagtacgaattttaaacaaaagagttaagtttaCAAGCTAAACTgtttaatgttttagaaaacagagGACTTTTGAACCCAAAATTATGAGCTTTCAACCAGaatgttaattttgaatcaagagattaatttttaaataaacaattgtgattttcaaccaagaaagatgcaatttttatgaaaatttatgaattttcattccaaaaaaagacgaactttcaacaaaacagttgaatctgcaacgaaaaagaatgaattgaaaaatagtaaaattttgaaccgaataactgcatttttaacctaggatgatacaaaatacattaattttcaaccaaatagttgaatttccaactaaaaaagatcagttttcaatcaaaaagaagaacattcaagaaaatagttaaatttgcaatctaaaaagtcgaatgttttagaaaacaaatgacttttaaagcagaaaataagaattttcaacaaaaaggttcattttccaccaagagagatgaattttcaattaaaacagatatGTAAGCTTTCAAGTAAAAATAGAATCGTGAAATTTaagatcaaaaaatgaattttgaacaaaaacaacgaattttcaaccaaaaaagaccaattttctagacaatacattaattttgaaccaaaacagatgaattttcaacacaaaaaagaggaactttcaacaaaacagttgaatattcaccgAAAGAGaatgacattaattttgaaccaaaacaaattaatttccaaagaaactatcgtgatttttgacaaaaaaagatgaagttcttacaaaaaacagatgaattattcactcaaaaatacgaacttacaacaaaacaatttaattttgcaacgacaaagaatgaatttaaaaaaatggttaaataaaaaaaacctgcatttttaaccaacaaagatgagtttttaaccaaggacattaattttctaccaaaagaagaattttgaactaaatacattaattttcaaccaaacagttgaaaatataactagaaaagaaaagttttcaatgaaaatgaagaACATAAGAAAAGAGTTAAGTTTGCAGTCTAAAaggtcgaatgttttagaaaacatatgacttttaaacccgaaaatatgaattttcaacaagaaggttCATTTTGCaccaagagaaatgaattttcaattaaaaaatatatttaagttttcaagtgaaaatggaatcataaaatttaaggtcaaaaaattaattttcaacaaaaaacaacaaattttctagaaaatacattaattttgaaccgaaaaaaatgaatttttaaaatattttcaacgaaaaagagtTATTAGGTTAGTCAGAAAGTTCGTTCGGATCTTTtaataaacttcaaaaattaaaattaaatgtaaagaACAAtacctacactgttaaaaaatgtttttgcaaatatgaaattccaactgtaaaaagtaaaaacaccaaaTTAAATGTAGTGCTTTTGCAAAATTTTGGGAAAGTACCTTTCCGAAAGGAGGAAATAATTGAGTAAAATTATTTCCTACTTTTAGAGACGTGAAttcccaaaattttgtaaaagcgcTACATTTAATGTGGTGtttttactttacaaaaaaattgttacaaaaaaattttgtttccagtGTAATTAATGTTATATGAACCATTGTATTTTACATATGAAATATAATAGTGCATATATCATTCATCAGATATTCttctttatattcatttttaacttttgaagtttatcaaaaaatgcaaaCGGACTTTCTGACTGACCCAATACTTTTTAATACaactgttgaactttcaaaaaaaaaaaaaattaataaataaataaaataaaattgtcttcaatttatcaaaaattgactcttaattttctaaattcaaaatatcaaatcTCAAGATCGACCAATACTCTGTCAAGTTTTCTTTCCCTGAtcagttttgaattttctgaGATGTAGAACCCAGAAAGTGGCGTGAGTCCGAGCCCTGCCATGGATTAGAAAAGTAAAAAACTCACCAATAATATGTTGACATAGCTGCATTCCAAGTTGCTCATTGTGCTGTGCAGTTCTGTAAGCTACCAGAGAACCATACCTCCCAAAGGAAGCTGGAACTGGATTAATGGGAGCTGGATGAGTGCAACCAGCCAATTTCACATCTGGACTAACACTCATGCACAGAGCTCTTCTGACACCGATATTTTCGCCCACAGTACCAATGGTCAATGCAGAATGATCAGCGATGGTTTTACCATCGTGTGCTAGAATAGTTTTGAGTGCCTCGGCATCCAAAATGATTTTGCTGATGGCTTTATCGTTCGGGAGGGTTAAAGCGTGTTGGAAAACTGCTGTGGCTATGGTGTCTGCTAATCCGTGAAATTGTTTATTTCGTGCAACAAAGTCTGTCTCGCAGTTTATTTCCACGAGAGCCCCATGACATTTGTCTACGATTACTGCTATCAGGCCTTGGGTTGTACTTCTACCTTGCAACTTTTCTGCTTTGGACCAGCCTAGAGCTTGGGCTTGTTCTTTTAGCCAAATTTCAGCCTTTAAATGGAGAAAATAGGATATTCATAACCAGTTTCATTAGAATTTATGAAATGTCATTagaactgataaaaataaaaattccaaggatGGCCATtcaagctttcaacaaaattacaGGATATTTCACGGATTTTCCGGTCAAATATGACATTTTTCCCGGTTGACTCTTACGCGTTTATAGTAATCATAGTACCTACTgtcgtcaaaaaaggtgaataggtgacatttttttctaaaataggtggcaaataggtgataaaaaaaatgttaaataaaatcaaCAAACACGTTGTAATTTGCTGTAAACCGGGAGATGACcggacatttttttcttcgattaaaacggccaccctgaaaaatggaGTACTTACATttccactgagaactaattttcaatttttaaaaatctatttttttttacaagtacatTCAACTTTTTACCTCTTAGTGAAATCCgttaccaaatggttaaatttttaagcaaagaaggtaaagagtctgcatttttaaactataaaagttcaatttttaaccaaaaaaattaagtagatgaatttggatcaagaaaaattaattttcaacttaaaaaacagcaataaaaacaaattttctacaaaaaagttgaattttgtaccaaatagttgaattttatagcaaattttttaattttcaaaaaaatagtctaatcctcaaccaaaataaataaatcttcaactaagaagttgcatttttatccaaaaactcaaaaagagatgaagtttctactaaaaaatgagttttctaccaagaacaatctttcagtcaagaatgaaaagaaatgttaaccaaattgttgaattttcaacaaaaaatgttaatgtttatcaaaaaatgttatggttaatatttaaacaacaaaattttaattaaaaacaaaaaacagtttgttgaattttcaagccaaaaagtttaattttctctataaaaaaatttaattttgaaaacgaggacacaaaatatcaacaaaaaagtttatttacaattaatcagttgacttttttaacaaaatatttgaatttttagtggaatttttaataaatcatttttttggttcaaaattctactttttgattacaaattctactatttagttaaaaatttaattattttgttgaaaattaaagttctttCTTAAAAAGTGAAAGTTTTTGGTCGAGTATTTatattgtttgtttgaagattcatcttttttggatagaaaatccatccttttcgTGTAAAAATCCTCacttgttagaaaagtcatatttttagttaaaaattcgacttccttgttttaacataaaactgtcttgtaaaatattcatattttcaaattaaaaattatattcgaaaatacaactcttcttggttgaagtttaaactactccgtttaaaaattcgatcatttggttcaagattcgtcgattaggaaagtttaataaaaactttattcggtgtgcaagttgtaattttgaataaagtgttactttttcaattgaaaaaaggtgacaaaagatgagaaaccccaaaataggagaaaaaggtgacaaattcctaaaaaCAAGGTGACAAATggtcagaaaattgaaaataggtaaCAGAAggtgataaaatttaaaataagtgacaaaaggtgaataggtgCCACTCTCTGATGACTgcgtttataataattaatcaatactAATTCAAGGAGTACGGcgattcatttcattttttattggccaacatttttaaaataaagcagaaccatgaataaaacaaattcttaattttttgcgaacatacaGGGGCAGACAAAAGTTTTCGCACACCTGTTTTTTGAAGCctgattaaattgttttaattataattatgccAGAGCTAAACAAATTTCTcgccaatttgtctattttttaaagcAGTCCGGCTACTGGGAAGGCTGGTTAAAGCTATGtccactatttttttctgaaatttggaattaaataccaaatttggccaggatatcaattactaaattaggtaagAAATCTTTAGgctgataaatataaataaaatgttttctaaaaaaggcATTACGTGAAAGATAACACATTTGGCCGCAAAAAACAaactaagtttaattatttttcatctgaTCGATTAAAAAACCGGACTACCTTAagtagatattacaaaaatagtgtaaatttcaatattttcttaaatattcaataacttccaaaatgatcaacaattttcaatgtttttgggctcattttgaagctattttttcccCGCATCACAGCAGTTTTATGAGTATGAATCGTAAACATTTTCTTATCGAAttgcaagaatttaaaattgtaacaaaaaaattggaaaatttgaaaacatcttatctttAAGAAAAGCAGATTAACAATTAtatcaatatatattttgaggaaatttcataGCAAATTCATGATTATGTTTTATATagtcgaaaaaaatatttctgcacaaaaaaaatgttgcaatttttccaacttttttgttacaacttcaagttcttacaattctataagaatttttttacgatttattcTCAGAAACTGATGTATGCGGtgaaaatagcttcaaaatgagctcaagaacattgaaaaatgtaaattatttcggAAATTACTGAACTTTtaggaaaacattgaaatttacactatttttgctatatctacttgaaaatagacaaattggcttcacacTAGGctcattttatacattttatacattttatacaaatttttagatctggcatatttaaaattattaactaaaattattatcaactaaaataaacttaaaatctcttgaattaattaatttaaattaattttgaatttgattttttgaattaattttgaattaatttaacatctttgaaataatttcgaaatctttagaattcaatttgaaatgattgaaatacttgaaatcgtttaaaaccctcgaaatgttttaaaatgatcaaaatctgGTGGACTgtacccttttttaaatctttggaattcttgtattcttttgaaatatttacgaaatctttgcgaaatttttgtgaagtattttgaatta carries:
- the LOC117167771 gene encoding elongation factor Ts, mitochondrial, with amino-acid sequence MISSKIIRYVHTNNVLWQASNKSLLGKLRKRTGYTFSNCKKALELHQNDLDKAEIWLKEQAQALGWSKAEKLQGRSTTQGLIAVIVDKCHGALVEINCETDFVARNKQFHGLADTIATAVFQHALTLPNDKAISKIILDAEALKTILAHDGKTIADHSALTIGTVGENIGVRRALCMSVSPDVKLAGCTHPAPINPVPASFGRYGSLVAYRTAQHNEQLGMQLCQHIIGMNPTKIGDPNVDQPIKSVDDESVMIYQEFLLDPSLTVQQLLIDSQAEILDFARFEMGELSEEKEQLKAAETCG